The following are encoded in a window of Rubellicoccus peritrichatus genomic DNA:
- a CDS encoding sigma-54 dependent transcriptional regulator, which yields MPASILIVDDEKHTRDGLSAVLEDDYDVTTARDADEAFNLMEADEFDVVLTDLRMAGKSGLKVIDRAVKLAYRPVVIMMTAYGSVDTAVEAMKRGAFDFVTKPLNIEKLEILIKRALQSRNLEVENKELHTRLDQKYSFDGIIGNSQPLLQVLEEVKTVAPSKATVMLYGDTGTGKELVAQMVHQNSPRSRAAFVPVHCAAIPANLLESELFGHEKGAFTGADSKRIGRFEAADGGTLFLDEIGEIDPPTQVKLLRFLETRSFERLGSLKPIKVDVRLVCATNKNLREMVGKGTFREDLYYRLNVVPITLPSLRQRSDDIPLLITHFLKQFASENGMIAPEVTADAMLALQHYAWPGNIRELRNLCENLVVMKRGGQVTEYDLDPRFTSGDTGMTASGSAADCKPLKNPLSREENEKRLLRNALVEANGNRTQAAKLMGISRRTLHRKLSQWPELDI from the coding sequence ATGCCTGCAAGTATCCTGATTGTTGATGACGAGAAGCACACCCGCGATGGTTTATCTGCGGTGTTGGAGGATGACTATGATGTCACCACTGCGCGGGATGCCGATGAGGCCTTTAACCTGATGGAAGCGGATGAGTTTGATGTCGTCCTGACTGACTTGAGGATGGCTGGCAAGAGTGGGTTGAAGGTGATTGATCGTGCCGTTAAGCTGGCTTATCGACCGGTGGTTATCATGATGACCGCGTATGGCAGTGTCGATACAGCGGTTGAGGCGATGAAGCGTGGAGCCTTTGATTTTGTGACCAAGCCGCTCAATATCGAGAAACTGGAGATCCTGATCAAACGGGCGCTCCAGTCGCGTAATCTCGAAGTGGAGAACAAAGAGCTCCATACGCGCCTTGACCAGAAATACAGCTTCGATGGAATCATCGGTAACAGTCAGCCGCTTCTGCAGGTTCTGGAAGAAGTAAAGACGGTTGCCCCATCCAAAGCCACTGTCATGCTTTATGGGGACACTGGCACGGGTAAGGAACTGGTCGCCCAGATGGTGCACCAGAACAGTCCGCGGTCGCGGGCGGCGTTTGTGCCGGTTCACTGTGCGGCTATTCCGGCCAACCTCCTGGAGAGCGAGCTGTTTGGCCACGAGAAAGGCGCTTTTACCGGAGCTGACAGCAAGCGCATCGGACGCTTTGAGGCGGCTGATGGCGGGACATTGTTCCTCGATGAAATCGGCGAAATCGATCCGCCAACCCAGGTCAAGCTCCTGCGTTTCCTCGAGACGCGTTCCTTTGAGCGCCTGGGCAGCTTGAAGCCAATCAAGGTCGACGTCCGTTTGGTCTGTGCAACCAATAAGAACCTCCGTGAAATGGTGGGCAAGGGCACGTTTCGAGAAGACCTTTATTACCGCTTGAATGTGGTGCCGATCACCCTGCCTTCATTGCGTCAGCGCAGCGATGATATTCCACTCCTGATCACTCATTTTTTGAAACAGTTTGCTTCTGAAAATGGCATGATTGCGCCTGAGGTTACAGCCGACGCCATGCTTGCCTTGCAGCACTACGCGTGGCCCGGAAACATCCGTGAGTTACGTAATCTCTGCGAGAATCTTGTCGTGATGAAACGCGGAGGCCAGGTTACCGAATACGATCTGGATCCACGCTTTACAAGTGGCGATACAGGGATGACCGCCTCAGGCAGTGCGGCTGATTGCAAGCCACTGAAGAATCCTTTATCCCGGGAAGAGAACGAAAAACGACTCCTAAGAAACGCATTGGTCGAAGCCAATGGCAATCGCACTCAAGCCGCAAAGCTCATGGGCATTAGTCGTCGAACCCTTCACCGCAAGCTGTCTCAATGGCCTGAGCTGGATATTTAG
- a CDS encoding hydroxypyruvate isomerase family protein yields the protein MKISACLDTLFRQKPVLQSVKLCHKLGLDGFEFWRWDDSAIDQALIAKEETGLPVSAFCTLFTSLVDSKEHAAYLDGLEKSIVAAHRLNCKRLITQVGMVVPGLPRIQMRQNMVDGLGKCIPALSKADVTLLIEPLNPVDPPGAKYFLSHSDEAFSIVEELNSPHVKVLFDIYHQQVTEGRLYQNIFNNLDKIGHFHAAANPGRSEPHQGEINYAFIVKELESQGYNGYCGLEYFPTESVESGLKSFLDLVR from the coding sequence ATGAAAATCAGTGCATGCTTGGATACCCTGTTTCGACAAAAGCCCGTTCTTCAAAGCGTAAAACTCTGCCATAAGCTTGGCCTCGATGGTTTTGAATTCTGGAGATGGGACGACTCAGCAATCGATCAGGCACTCATCGCTAAAGAAGAGACGGGATTGCCAGTCAGCGCCTTCTGTACACTTTTCACTAGTCTGGTGGACTCCAAAGAACATGCAGCTTACCTTGATGGATTAGAGAAATCGATTGTCGCGGCTCACCGCTTGAATTGCAAGCGACTCATCACACAAGTCGGCATGGTAGTCCCCGGATTGCCCCGAATACAAATGCGGCAGAACATGGTCGATGGATTGGGTAAGTGTATCCCTGCACTTTCGAAGGCAGATGTCACCCTTTTGATAGAACCGCTTAATCCAGTTGATCCACCAGGAGCAAAGTATTTTCTCTCTCACTCAGATGAAGCATTCTCCATTGTGGAAGAGCTAAATTCACCTCACGTCAAGGTCCTCTTCGACATCTACCACCAGCAAGTAACCGAGGGCAGACTTTATCAGAACATTTTCAACAATCTTGATAAGATCGGCCATTTCCACGCTGCAGCCAATCCCGGTCGAAGCGAACCGCATCAAGGAGAAATCAACTACGCGTTTATCGTAAAGGAACTCGAAAGTCAGGGCTACAATGGATACTGCGGTCTTGAATACTTCCCAACGGAATCCGTTGAATCTGGCCTGAAGTCGTTTCTGGATCTAGTCCGATAA
- a CDS encoding DUF547 domain-containing protein codes for MFPFRLYFAILFCSVTAWANSVDYSEYDRLLKAYVDEDGVRYQAWHDNEADVEALNTFLEEAAKVDVPSLSKEEQKAFYINLYNAAMLQIVLEKYPLKSVKYIGLMPFSIFKKERIPQGDQLLSLDMIEKGILLKEYFDPRIHFAVNCASESCPPLRNEPFVGEKLEQQLDEQTRKFANSRHAARTNKRYRKTAYSELFKWYQDDFPVSNPAEYLNQYREKPLDPSFGVLWIRYDWSLNESNKH; via the coding sequence ATGTTCCCTTTCAGACTATACTTTGCTATACTGTTCTGCTCAGTCACTGCATGGGCCAACTCAGTAGATTATTCCGAGTATGACCGCCTGCTCAAGGCCTACGTCGATGAAGATGGGGTCCGCTACCAAGCCTGGCATGACAACGAAGCTGACGTCGAAGCCTTAAACACATTCCTCGAAGAAGCAGCGAAAGTTGACGTTCCATCACTCAGCAAAGAGGAACAGAAGGCTTTTTACATCAACCTTTACAATGCGGCCATGCTGCAGATCGTGCTTGAGAAGTATCCACTGAAATCCGTCAAGTACATCGGCCTCATGCCATTCAGCATATTCAAAAAAGAACGCATTCCGCAGGGAGACCAGCTACTCAGCCTTGATATGATTGAAAAAGGCATCTTGTTGAAGGAATATTTTGATCCGCGTATACATTTTGCTGTCAATTGCGCCAGTGAAAGCTGCCCTCCCCTCCGCAACGAACCTTTTGTAGGCGAAAAGTTAGAACAGCAGCTGGACGAACAAACACGCAAGTTTGCAAATAGCAGGCATGCTGCCCGCACCAATAAGCGGTATCGCAAAACAGCCTATTCTGAGCTTTTCAAATGGTATCAAGACGACTTTCCGGTCAGCAATCCCGCTGAGTATCTGAATCAATATCGGGAAAAGCCCCTCGACCCTTCTTTCGGAGTTCTCTGGATTCGATATGACTGGTCACTCAACGAAAGCAATAAGCATTGA
- a CDS encoding transporter — translation MKQLFSSLTALLLASSSLFAVYAPIPIQEQGKALTFSIDAGGYYDSNIFGSETTPVQSYVAEINGRLTANYSLTDQTFLSAYYDLEYLYLENRPGDKNLFNNRLGASVDHTFSPTMFLSVSDDFSLIQNPDSAIIASAPLQTDQSYLGNVFDIAFTMQVLEKLALVNKYRNYYINYDDSNLAQQLDRMEHLYGLELDYQYLPEWTIVGEYRFKYNDYRNNAPPKNSASNFLLAGFDYQFLEQLTLLARVGVDFRDRDSAPEETSPYGELTAVYQLGERSFVSGAFTYGIFETSDTTQFLDSEDAIFIVNSEVFVTDFIALSGSVLFQYSQLQGRGGIPDADERTVRTGLGVSYLPTPNWAVIANYDYDFINSDVPGRSQVRNRIGLSGRYTF, via the coding sequence ATGAAACAGTTGTTCTCCTCACTAACTGCTCTACTACTTGCGAGTTCCTCGCTCTTTGCCGTTTACGCTCCTATTCCAATTCAGGAACAGGGTAAAGCGTTGACCTTCAGCATTGATGCGGGTGGCTACTACGACTCAAACATCTTCGGTTCCGAAACGACTCCGGTTCAAAGCTACGTAGCGGAAATCAACGGAAGGCTGACTGCGAATTATTCCCTGACGGACCAGACCTTCCTCTCAGCCTACTACGATTTAGAGTATCTTTATCTGGAAAATCGCCCTGGCGATAAGAACCTCTTCAACAACCGGTTGGGAGCCAGTGTTGATCACACTTTTTCTCCGACGATGTTTCTGTCGGTTTCAGATGATTTCTCTCTTATCCAGAATCCGGATTCGGCCATTATTGCCTCTGCACCTTTGCAGACAGATCAGTCGTATTTGGGGAATGTTTTTGATATCGCGTTTACGATGCAGGTGCTTGAGAAGTTGGCTCTCGTCAACAAATACCGCAATTACTACATCAATTACGACGATTCGAATCTGGCCCAGCAGCTTGACCGGATGGAGCATCTTTATGGCCTTGAGCTGGACTATCAGTATCTCCCTGAGTGGACAATTGTTGGGGAGTATCGCTTCAAATACAATGACTACCGTAATAATGCCCCGCCAAAGAACAGTGCGAGCAACTTCCTCCTCGCTGGTTTTGATTATCAGTTCCTTGAGCAACTGACCCTGCTGGCCCGGGTTGGTGTCGATTTCCGAGACAGAGATTCAGCTCCTGAAGAGACTTCACCCTATGGAGAACTCACAGCGGTTTACCAGCTCGGCGAGCGTTCCTTTGTCTCGGGCGCATTTACCTATGGTATCTTTGAGACGAGTGATACAACGCAGTTTCTTGATTCGGAAGACGCCATTTTCATTGTAAACAGTGAAGTGTTTGTGACCGATTTTATCGCGCTTTCAGGTTCGGTTCTATTTCAGTATTCTCAATTGCAAGGCAGAGGCGGTATTCCTGATGCTGATGAACGCACCGTTCGGACTGGATTGGGGGTCAGCTACTTGCCGACACCCAACTGGGCGGTTATTGCCAATTACGACTACGACTTTATCAACTCAGATGTGCCCGGGCGAAGCCAGGTTCGAAATAGGATCGGATTATCAGGCAGATACACGTTTTAA
- a CDS encoding sulfatase-like hydrolase/transferase — protein MPEIQTKQPNVLILMSDEHRADIAGFAGNNVVRTPNLDWLSETGVTFSNAYTPSPVCIPARQSIMAGQYPHTTGCEHFHQDLSPEYMTYSRRFTQYGYSTVCAGKLHHRGKDQMQGWISRIGGDTKLNGEYTERLVGNIPKSDYSGKWSDAKEIAKAGIGCGPHQEEDQYVLQGTLNFIRRFFIDSEYDCATPNHPLMLKVSFCRPHYPYFTDKERFEYYLNRVEPFADQLLSEHTQLSTKSVVPGVDACERDIRRAVAAYYGMVDSMDSDFGKILNALRFAGQDLDDWIIVYMSDHGEMLGEHSVWEKFKFYEGSARVPLVIRWPRGFDGGHTRSENVNLCDLFATLCDLCDIPVPDGLDSRSLVPLMRNEASTVWDNVSYSEHVASQLMIKRDALKYQWFGPDIPEVLFDLEHDPSENTDFINDVRYADALARFRAERKDLGFGVSDIEYEKPFIEPSHAG, from the coding sequence ATGCCTGAGATTCAAACCAAACAACCCAATGTCCTCATATTGATGAGCGATGAACACCGCGCGGATATTGCCGGGTTCGCTGGAAATAACGTCGTTCGTACACCAAATTTGGATTGGTTGTCTGAAACCGGAGTTACTTTTAGTAATGCCTACACTCCATCACCGGTTTGCATACCTGCGCGACAAAGTATCATGGCTGGACAATACCCTCACACGACTGGCTGTGAGCATTTTCATCAGGATCTATCGCCTGAATATATGACATACTCCCGTCGCTTCACTCAATATGGGTATTCTACTGTTTGTGCCGGCAAGCTTCATCATCGTGGCAAGGACCAAATGCAAGGTTGGATAAGTCGTATTGGTGGAGATACCAAGTTGAATGGTGAATATACAGAACGCCTGGTTGGAAATATCCCCAAATCCGACTATTCCGGTAAATGGTCTGACGCCAAGGAGATTGCGAAAGCCGGAATTGGCTGCGGCCCACATCAGGAAGAAGATCAGTATGTGCTGCAAGGGACTCTGAATTTTATAAGGCGGTTCTTCATTGATTCAGAGTATGATTGTGCGACACCAAATCATCCCTTGATGCTCAAGGTCAGTTTTTGCCGACCACATTATCCATACTTTACGGATAAGGAGCGCTTTGAATACTACCTTAATCGGGTTGAGCCTTTTGCTGACCAGTTACTGTCAGAGCATACCCAGCTTTCTACGAAATCAGTAGTTCCTGGAGTTGATGCCTGTGAGCGGGATATCCGCCGTGCAGTTGCCGCCTATTATGGGATGGTTGATTCAATGGATAGTGATTTTGGCAAAATTTTGAATGCCTTGCGCTTTGCTGGTCAGGACCTCGATGACTGGATCATCGTTTATATGTCCGATCACGGGGAAATGCTTGGAGAACATTCTGTTTGGGAGAAGTTCAAGTTCTATGAAGGAAGTGCGCGTGTGCCCCTGGTTATTCGTTGGCCACGAGGTTTTGATGGAGGACATACTCGCTCAGAAAATGTCAATCTATGTGATCTCTTTGCCACACTATGCGACTTGTGTGATATTCCTGTCCCTGATGGTTTGGATAGTCGCAGTCTGGTACCATTGATGCGCAATGAAGCCTCTACAGTCTGGGATAATGTTTCTTACTCGGAGCATGTAGCCAGCCAACTAATGATCAAGCGGGATGCTCTTAAATATCAATGGTTTGGTCCGGACATACCAGAGGTTCTTTTTGATTTAGAGCACGATCCATCTGAGAATACGGACTTTATCAATGATGTTCGTTATGCCGACGCGCTGGCACGTTTTCGAGCTGAGCGTAAAGACCTCGGGTTTGGCGTTTCAGATATCGAATACGAGAAGCCATTTATTGAGCCAAGTCATGCCGGTTAG
- a CDS encoding PhzF family phenazine biosynthesis protein, whose product MKIPYYQVDAFTNKVFGGNPAGVCPLDKWLDDSTLQAIAAEHNLSETAFYVPSDNHYELRWLTPNMEVDLCGHATLATAHVLYSEYGATDCLKFSTKSGLLAVNKEGNFLSMSFPSRQGVEVDISDELIAGLGSKPKQLYKSRDYLAVFDSEETVRQINPNAEALLKLDCLGIIATAPGSDVDFVSRFFAPSAGILEDPVTGSAHCTLIPYWSRRLQKQQLEAKQISQRGGYLRCEDFGDRVKISGQAVTYCKGEINI is encoded by the coding sequence ATGAAAATCCCGTATTATCAGGTAGACGCTTTCACCAATAAAGTATTTGGCGGTAACCCTGCTGGCGTCTGCCCGCTAGATAAGTGGTTGGATGATTCCACATTGCAAGCCATCGCAGCCGAACACAATTTATCGGAAACAGCGTTCTACGTTCCAAGTGATAATCATTATGAACTGCGGTGGCTCACTCCAAACATGGAGGTCGATTTGTGTGGACATGCAACTCTGGCTACAGCCCATGTGCTTTACTCTGAATATGGGGCCACCGACTGCCTGAAGTTTTCAACAAAGAGCGGCCTGCTGGCCGTGAATAAGGAAGGTAACTTTTTATCAATGAGTTTTCCTTCAAGACAAGGCGTCGAAGTGGATATAAGTGATGAACTAATCGCCGGTCTAGGCAGCAAACCGAAACAGCTTTACAAAAGCAGAGACTACCTGGCTGTTTTTGATTCGGAGGAAACCGTTCGCCAAATAAACCCAAATGCAGAAGCATTATTAAAACTGGATTGCCTCGGCATCATAGCCACGGCACCAGGATCCGACGTCGATTTTGTATCACGTTTCTTTGCACCTTCGGCTGGAATCCTCGAAGACCCAGTCACAGGATCAGCGCACTGCACGCTGATTCCCTACTGGAGCCGCAGACTTCAAAAGCAACAACTGGAAGCAAAACAAATATCACAACGAGGTGGCTATCTACGCTGTGAGGACTTTGGCGATAGAGTCAAAATATCCGGCCAGGCAGTCACCTATTGCAAAGGGGAGATCAACATTTGA